A stretch of DNA from Scomber japonicus isolate fScoJap1 chromosome 19, fScoJap1.pri, whole genome shotgun sequence:
tccttttctcttcctctctctcacattAGGTGGAAGGAGCTGCATATGTGGGTTCATTTATATGGAAATCTCGTAGCATTGGTATGTGGGACCGTTCTAGAGGAGAGAACATGCTGGACAGTGGAGCGCCCTTCTACGATACATACCAGACTTCAGATGGAAAGTACATGGCTGTTGGTGCCATAGAGCCACAGTTCTACAAACAGCTACTGAAAGGTTAGTAgtatgcaaaaataaataaatctctaAGACAGTGGTTAGTGTCCTTTTCAAAGAAAACCATTTTATGTCGGGATATAAGCCTCCTCCTCCAAATATCAGTGATCTGTGATGACATTGCCAACTTTGGTGGAGGTATAAAGCATTTCCACTGAAGGTCTTGAAGTCCTATTTTAAATGAGCAGTGTGGCTGAGTGATGTGAATTATAGACTGAAAGATGTGATGGTTAATGAATACTCTGTCAGCCAGTCACATCAGTGGTGTCATGGTTTGGTAACAGCTGCCAGTAACAGTGAAGAATCACACTAATAGCTCAACAAATGGAAAAATCTGCTTCTCCTGAAAATCATAGTTGTTAGGTTAGTGTTGAGCGTTGTGATGTAACACACAGCACCGCAACATGTTAGTTTGTCCAACAGATAATTATACGATGAGGATAtaaacacaagaagaaaaatatgtagTGTGGTGAAGCTGTTTATGATCAGTCCAACCCACTGTTGCCGTAAATGGCAGCGTTTGCAgtttaatacatttcaaaaataaaaaaatgaagcgCTGGAAAAACTGCAGAAAAAGCTTGAAAGGAGGTCATGATGCTCAAGACTAATGATCCCCAGTAATACCAAATCATCCACTTTAACAGGCAGGATATCCAGTTATAACCAAACAGCCCGATGCTTGTAGAGTTGTGTGAGGTTACTGGTGTCATTTGCACATGATGTAATCACGGTAAACATAATGAACGGCCGTACATACAGTCATGGAACTGTGCTCTAGCGTCTCAAATTGGAGGCTGCTTTATTTTTACCCACATATCTGTCCTGCAGCCTTCAGATCAGATGGCTACAGGGTTTTAATGAACTGGATCGAGGAGATTGTTTTCATATTGTATGGACAACAGATGGTGTAAGAATCAAGTATACTGCTTTACAGACCTTCTTTTGCTTTGagcacattaaacatttattttagatttaaagGCATGTACGGATTAGAGAatgttattatttgtgtttaaagCATTAGTGATTATTGCTGTATATTTGCTCCCAGTATTTAGTTTACTTTAGTAACAGACGTAGTTCTCAGATGTATATTCTCAGATCCAATTTCCACCAAAATACAAACAACTCAGCTCCAAGATATCACATAGATCGGCAAAGACAATTTCAAAGACGGGAAAATGCTGAACTATTGGAGTGCATCTTGTTGCACtgtcacaaaaaaatgtatttgataatttaaatattttagtgTCAAACTAGAGCAACAGGAAGTAATTGAATTAGCTGTAACCAAATACAGTCAAAGCAGTTCAGCCTATATGGCTCTAAGAGCACAATCTTAATTAGCAACAGTGAATGAATTATCTTTTGCAGTTGACGGATTAGTGATCACTACACTAAAATATTTTGCATAATTTTGCTATGAAGACACATTTGAGGTtacataattgtttttttccctaGGCTTAGAATTGGATGCTGCAGCGTTGCCTAACCAGATGAACTACATCGATTGGCCTGAGCTCAGACGGATCTTCACAGAGCGTTTTGCCACGAAGACCCAGGCGGATTGGTCAAAAATCTTTGATGGGACTGACGCCTGTGTCACACCTGTGTTGTCTTTCGACCAGGTGAGCTCACACCCACATAACCAGGAAAGAGGTTCTTTCATCCAGGACTCCAGCAGAGAAGAAAGTCCCCGGCCAGCTCCGGTTCTCTCTCGGACTCCTGCGCAGCCTTGCCTAGCCTCTGACCCTGTTATTGGAGAACACACAGTTGAGGTCTTAGAGGAGTTTGGTTTTTCATCAGCACAGATAGACCAGATGCTAACAGCAGGGATTGTAGAGTGTAATGCAGTAAAGGCAAAGTTATAAGGTCTAAACCTTATTTGGGAATTCAAACGTCACACTATCTTTTAGTGTTAGACTACAGGGAAGAGATGGACCTTAATAAGAACAATTATGAGTTGTACCATAGACATAATTGATATGGATAAGATGGATCCAAAATCAAAATTTTTAGTGATGTATAGTAAAACCTGCCAtttatgtactgtactgtgtaaGACAGAGCGTGGAACCCATTTTCATGAATTCTCTGAGGCCTGAGGTCCCTGATGTTCACATGTAAGCAGAGTTGTCATTATCCCACACACTTTCTTCTAGTGTAAAATGAAAGGCATAACTGTGCACACTCTCAGGGTACATGGATGATGTTTGAGTTCGTCAGTGGGTTACAGTTAGCTTGAATAGCTGCCTCCTCCACTTCATTGCAACTGTTGCCCTCTGAATTTTTGAGTTTGAAAGATAGATAGTCTTTTCTGAGATTTACACATGGACATGCAGAGTCAATCTGGTTTCCACATGcgaaaaatatatatgtgtgcacAGCTTGATAGATCTGCAACACAGAAACGTTCATAGAGCATTTATTGTATTGTGTCAAATTTGAGGCCCCTGATGTCTAATGTCCACTGGATCCTGCAGTGTTGCCTTACAGTTAAGTTAATGGCACAGTCACAGCACCATCGCAGTTTCAACGTCCGCAAGAAACATTTCAGAAGTGTATGCTCTTCAGCAGCCAGGTTTTGCTGACAGTtatacaagcatattaaatacATATTGATGTAATAACAGATGCTTTGTGGCTGCTTTTATTGCCTCTAACTTGATCTATGATCAATaataatttcattcattttagctTTAGTGTGGTCTATCTCATGGCACAGCTGTTATCATTACctactgtttttgtttattatctGGTGAtgtcattataataaataattatttaatcaaCAGCTTAAGGGTTGGGAATGATTGCGCAGGTGGTATTAATGAGATACAGTGACATTTCCTTAATTGTTTCATTGTCtgacagcagaaacagaaaaatatataaatgagaGCGAGTgatgacagagagcagaggagagaaaccGATGGATCTTTCTCTTCaccctctctatctccctcactaacttcaaacatgaaaaactagttttgctctgtgtgtgtcaagACAAAGGCGGTAAGAAGTGAAAAGCATccttaattatttattttaagtcaaCTGCTGATAAAAATAGACATTGTAATACATTCCCAAGTGAATTTCACACTTTGGCAAACAGATAGTGGCTGTTTTGTGGTACAGTGtacaatatgttttaattagtagGGCAGGTCAAGTCAAAAAACAGCAGACATtgacaaagtgcttcacagagaGATTGAAATTTGATTGATGATTACACTCAAACAAAACCACAGGATCAAAGGTTGCATAAAAGGAGTTTAAGGGAAATTTCAAATATAAATCaccaaatcacattttttaatacatttttgaataaaAGGGCAATTACTACAATGTTGggagttttattttttgttttctcatcaATAACACTTTGTTTAACAAAATTAGATTGTAATTTATTCAATTGCTGTCACCTACAGTATGCTGTAATTATTGTGGCACTGCCAATGGTTTAAattgttttgctgttgttgtgttgttttaaaatgattaaatgctGAGGCCCTCTGTGCTCTTGTctttatatataatgtataaaagtGTAAATCATATGCAGCATGGGTATATTTTCCaaattttcttgtttttgaaaAATCAATGAACATCTCTGCTTAAGCTTGAGAGCTTCGCTGCAGTTATGGAaaattgtgaaatatgaaaatggCCCAAGAAGATACATGCGCATTAAAGCATTGCATTGTAAATACCTTGTAAAATAAgcacaaaaatgcaaatatgttccATGCATGAACTGTTAGATTAATGTTATTCAAACAGGCATTGAAACAGCATAAGAGGGACTGACTGTTGGAATGACTTTGTAGCTGAACAATAAGCCTATGGATTTTAAGTAATAGGATATAGTGCAGATTAGATTAATTCCACTGTGTATACTGTCATGAGCCAATTTCTTTTTAAGCTGTATAGGGTCAGCATTGAGAATTTCATGACTTAAAAAAACGGCATCATCAAAAGACTCAAATATGAGTTTGCATGTGACTTGAGCTGCAATTTAATTTAAGAGCTGAGAAGAGAGAGCTGAAATATGTGCAAAGGTGCAAAAGGtcattcaaagaaaaaagaaaataactttttttcatCCTCCTGGCAGTACATGTAATTTTGGTTTTGCTTTGCAAGGTTTTGAGatacactatattgccaaaagtatcGGCTCACCTGCCTTGACTCACATATGAACTTAAGTGAATATGACGTTGGTCCACCCTTTGCAGCTATAACAGCTTCAACTCTTCTGGGATGGCTTTCCACAAGGTTTAGGAGTGTGTTTATGGGAATTTTTGACCATTCTTTCAGAAGCGCATTTGTgaggtcacacactgatgttggaCAAGAAGGCCTGGCTCTCAGTCTCCGCTctaattcatcccaaaggtgttctaTCGGATTGAGGTCAGGCCAGTCAACTTCATCCACACTAAATTCTCTCATCCATGTCTTTATGGATCTTGCTTTCTGCACTGGTGCACAGTCATGTTGGAACAGGAAGTGGCCATCCCCAAACTGTTCCCACAAAGTTGGGAGCATGgaattttccaaaatgtcttGGTATGCTGAAGCATTCAGAGTTCCTTTCACTGGAACTAAGTGGCCAAGCCCAGctcctgaaaaacaaccccaCACCATAATCACTCCTCCACCAAACTTTACACTTGGCACAATGCAGTCAGACCGTTCTCCTGGCAAGCGCCAAACCCAGACTCGTCCATCAGACAGCCAGATAGTGAAGCTCAATTCATAACTCCAGAGAACGTGTCTCCGCTGCTCTACAGTCCAGTGACGGCGTGCTTTACACCACTGCAACCGGCGCTTTGCATTGCACTTGGTGATGTATGGCTTGGATGCAGCTGCTCAGCCATGGAGACCCATTCCATGAAGCTCTCTACACATTGTTCTTGAGCTAATCTGAAGGCCACATGAAGTTTGGAGGTCTGTAGATATTGACTCTGCAGAAAGTTGGTGACCTCTGCGCCTCAGCATCCGCTCACCCTGCTCCGTCATTCTTCATGGCTGAGTTGCTGTTGTTCCCAATCGCTTCCACTTTGTCATAATACCACTGACAGTTGACTGTGGAATATTTAAGAGCGAGCTCTTCCCCCCGTTCCAGTATCTATTTTTACCTTCATATTTAGTTTACAGACATGAGTGTAGTATAACTCCTTTCATTTAACTCTTTACAATGAAGGGAATAAGTGAGTTTCTCAAAATATCAAACAATTTCTTTAAAATCCTTATAATGTTGATATTGTGCTTTAGTTATTTAAATTCCCAAACATATAGTCTGTCAAATTCGCACAAACCAGTTGACACGCAGCGTTGTGGGGCTTAGGACGAGCTGCCAGCTTTGTAGTTGGTATTCTAGACAGTGAGATCTGTGGAATATGTAATTTCAAAAATTGGATTACGTAACTATTAATTTCTTTTAGTACAGCACAAACTCTAAACTGTACTATAAAGTATAAAACACAGTGATTGTATTGATGTGACGATACAATTTCCAGAGGAAAATATCTTATAACAGCAGCCTATAAAACAGATGTAATCTCTTTTTAGACCACATGTGAACATTGCGTGTTCTTGGGTACCCACCAATACATCGGGCTAAAGTGAAGTAGATCAGGTTAACGGCTCTTGAGATGTGTGAtggacatacaaacacattcatacattaatacatacagtcccattcaagtgaatgggaaagtggTCCCAGACTTTTGGAccatactgtatacacatacaaacagacacagagtcCTTGGTTTACAGTTAGGTAATCAGTTCATAGCTGgtttgaacaggaggaatgatcacagCAAGGAACACTGTCACTCTGCCAATGTTCAAAACAGGCTTGAAAATGTTGCCTATTATTAAGGAGTATAGTGACTATGAGTTGCACTGtaatgtctgtttgtttgtgattACTAGCAAACTAATATAGGAACAAGGTCACCTGCTTGTCACTAAGCAACCTGTGGATGTGACAATACTCTGTAATGGacagtaatgtaatgtacagGCGACCAACTTTTTTCCCCGTGTGCAGCAATGTTACTATTCCCTGAAGGAGCTTACACTGTACTGTTCTTCACAAGAGAGCTGTTCACTCCAGCTTTGTTCACCCAGCCATTTCTTCACTTGTTCATTGTGTACTATTTCATTCACAGTTGTGTTGTAAGGACTTAAGGCACACAGGTATGTGAGGAATGTCTGTGGTGTGACTGTGAACATCTGACTTTCACCGTGCCAGGCCAAACACAGGGCAACTGACTATAAGCATAGCATGATGGTAGTGTAGTGTAGCTTCAAACAGCATTTGATATATGTAGACTGAACTGCATAGTTTTGACTGGCTAATCTCCATTGTGAAGTTTTCAGTAAAAATATCATGAAAAGCTCATTTAAGCTTCTAACTGTCAGAACATATTGTATCATGAGTTTGTTGATTATAGACAGAATGTGTAGTGTTGCTGAACATGATTATGGAGGTACATTTTATAGGACATTTTTGAATTTGAGTTATTACTTACTCTTTCTAGTAACATaatttgtcatttcatttgCTAACTTTAAAAGATagtttcacaatttttcaagtttgtcttaaaacaatagtcaggtgcctATATggactgtaattattcctcttcatactggctattaaaagatccccttcaaatgtgctttcattgTAAGTGACGGGGGCCAAAAGTCATTttgttcaaaaatatatttaaaagttaatgtcAAGCTTCACCAGTTTGAGTCATAGAGCATCAAGTGGATATCTAAAACATTTAATGGCTTTTTATTATCAAAGTccctctttgtttttctctgagcTGTGGTGAAATTATAGTTACAAAAAGAGTTTGAGGACTttggcacaaaaaaaacactgtaaaattgaaagatattgacttgatttaGCACTGACTGAAAattatattagcttcagataaatgtATTGATACATTTTTGAACAGGAGGACTTTGGATTTTGGCTCCCATCATCGTACTTTGTAAGTGCTTTATGAAGGGATTTTCTAAAGGTCAGTTTAaataggaggaatgattacagcaagaaaacccCATTTCAGcattcatttgggctcctggctgttgttttaagacagacttgaaaaattgtgacaGACTGAACCTTTAGCACATTTCAAATATGGCGCAAGATCTGTATGAGAAACAGATCATGCGAAATTTCATAGTTTCAAAGCTTCTGAGTCAAGGATCTAATAAGACTGTGCCATTGTTTTATTGCAAGAGCCACTATGTAGAAGTTCAGCTATGACGACAGAAGGAGGATCAGAAGCTCATTTGAAAATGCCAGATGATGTTACACATGGACGTGCATGTGTACCATACGTCAATATGCACTCacgtgtgtatgcatgtgtgtgtgtgtcagtttgtgCACTGAGCAATCTGAGGAAATGAACCATGCTTGTGTATTCTTTCATATGAATGTTTTCTTCTAAACAGTTAAGAAATGACCTTTGCCTTTTGCTCATCTCCTTCCTGACTACTCCCACCTTTCTCTTTCTGATCACTATCCCTCCACAAGCATCACATGCACAATCACTTGCTGCAGCTGACCACAAAAGAGCCCTTGTGATTATACGGTTTGGTGAAGAACTCATCCATCAGGGCTAGTGGTTTGGGGGGGGAGGGTAAATCCTTGCATTATTCTGAGATTTTGCATTTTTGAGCAGGGAAATTCAATAATTACAGTGCAAGTTAAAGATGGAGTCTTAAAATTGTAAAATACTTCTCTCTTTTTAGTTGAAGGATTTTCATGAATCAatctgttgtttaaaaaaaaaatcttttagaCAGATGAAAAATAATTGTGAAAATTAATTATCTTTCCAATACAGCTTTCAGTTTAGTCTTTAAATTTGCCTAAAAATCAACTTTTGTACCCTGCAaggtttttaaatgttctgtcatacATATTATCCATTGtactattttaaatataatgtgttATGCACTAGGCtatggtgtgtgtctgtgtgtgtgtatgtgtgtgtgtgcccacgAATGGATCTAACAGAAACTTTGAAAACAAATTTTGACTGTAATAATAAGTGACCTTCAGGAGTTCTTGTATTGAGAGCAACTCTACAGCCAAACTGAAacctctcattcattcatttatattaatgaatacaaTCAAATGTCATTATTAAAACACTAATGCCTGaacataaagtttaaaaaaattagaTTTTGAAAACTGTTCCAACAATGTTGGTGAAAAAGGATTTTTATCCATGCTAGGGGTGTGACTAAATGGGAATATGTCTGTCTACTTTGGTTAAGACAAATATCTCAACGACTATAAATTTTAGTTCAGTTCTCTCAATAAATCcatggttattattattttactgatgTTACACAGGGACCCTAATTTTGGAGTACATTTAGTGTATTAGCAGCCTGTTTAAGAGCCTTCACTTTAAGGCAAAACATGGTTTGACTGTTTGGGATAATACATTTATTCTTGCATTTCCCAAGTTATATAAGAAGTAAGCTAACTGGCTGtgggctgtagcttcatatttccTGGAAAGAGTGTTATCAGTCTTTtaatctaactctcagcaagaaagtgagAGAGTTTGCATAATGCAGCTTTTCTCTGTCATATAGGCAGAACAGATGATAAAACCATAAAATCAGCGGCTCATCTGTTGCCTGTGATTGCATAATCACAAGCGTCTGTGTGGGCAAGCAGGGACTCAAGCAGGGAGGGCAGACTATAACGAAGTTTAGGTGGAGGGAAATTAAGGATAAAGATTGATAATCAATAATACTTTAAAgcataggttcacaatttttcaagtcttaaaacaacatgGCCATGTGAACATTGTGCCATGTTTTACTCATTGTaaacattcctcctgttcatactgaccattagaagatccctttatAAAGCTTTTTCAATGTAAGTTATGCAGAACAAAATCCAGAGTctttattttgagaaaaaaagtattaaaagttTATCTTAAGATAATTTGAGGCTTCAGCCGCTCTTgtctttttagtaaaaaaaTATTCTTTCTTTGTTAATGGACATTTtgtttgctgtaatcattcacTGGCCTTTTGTTAACTTGAAAAAttatgaacctatcctttattttattttttaaaaagacaaaacaatttTCTGAAGTAGTTGATGACTAATTTTCAGCACACATTgctcaaacaggagtaaatgGTTGCTTATAGCATATTTGTGACAGCAAACAGCATATGTGGGACTTAAAATAGGttcataataatgaaatatatcagccagtgcaacagtgtgtctcgttttaatacttttttgaCAACAACGGAGATctgtggcacagaggaataatatATCAGATGTTGGATACACAGGCAAGGTAATGATTGGGTTTCATTCTTTCCTTACAGGGGGGTTGTGGCTGTGATTCAGACTTGGCATATCACTCCAGGCTGATCTGTCACGCTGCTTAGCACTGATTTATTCTCACAGATTAATCTGGTAGTTTTAataaggaaaaaacacaaaataaaaataggtCACCACAACAGGAAGGACTGGGGAAAGATTTAAGTGGTGTAACAAAGATGCGGGTTAAATTCATGAGATGACAGACAAAGAGTGGTTTTATGCTCCTTACTTGCTCACACATTGTGTATCTTGTGTGTGATTGAATCCTAATGATATTCTTGTGATTTCCAGAGACGGTCTGCTGATTCTGAGAAAGACGGACATCTGACCTTAACTTGATCTTTGAAGGAAACTGATAGCAGTCTGCAGAATGATAGCAGAATGAAGTTCACAGTGAAGAGCTGGATGTAAATGTCTCCCCTGAATGTTGATTTAAGGTCAGAGCATCACGATATCACTGTGGCTTCACCCGGAACCGGATGGTACAAATGGTAATGGTAAATGGTACGgatggtaaaaaaataaaaacacggattctacttatatgggcatgaggccatggtagagcggggaggttgcgataggttgcgagggctggatctcgaggacattgtgctagccacgccctaatgcataccctgctttatcgtcaaatataaaatcaaggagggcaaaatttcacaaatgaatatc
This window harbors:
- the amacr gene encoding alpha-methylacyl-CoA racemase, whose amino-acid sequence is MALAGVRVLELAGLAPAPFCGMILADFGAKVIRVDRTKVAMAMDTQARGKQSVAINLKTSEGVALLRKLCVQSDVVLEPYRKGVMEKLGLGPQELLKENPRLIYARLTGYGQSGSYATAAGHDINYLAMSGLLSWLGRSGEKPYAPLNLLADFAGGGLTCAMGIVLALLERTKSGKGQIIDASMVEGAAYVGSFIWKSRSIGMWDRSRGENMLDSGAPFYDTYQTSDGKYMAVGAIEPQFYKQLLKGLELDAAALPNQMNYIDWPELRRIFTERFATKTQADWSKIFDGTDACVTPVLSFDQVSSHPHNQERGSFIQDSSREESPRPAPVLSRTPAQPCLASDPVIGEHTVEVLEEFGFSSAQIDQMLTAGIVECNAVKAKL